From Kitasatospora sp. MAP12-44:
TCGAGGTGACCGCGCTCGGCCTGGAACAGGCCTTCATCGCCATCACCGAGCAGGACAACGAGCAGGACAACGAGCAGGACAGCGAGCAGGGGCCGAACGTAGGGGGGATCGGATGAACGGCGTGTGGGCGCTGGCCCGGCTGGAGATCCTGCGGGTGTTCCGCAACCGGCGGGTGCTGTTCTTCTCGGTGCTCTATCCGACGCTGCTCTTCGTGGTGATCGGCGGCAGCGCGAAGGGCACCATCGGCGACGTCCCGGTGCGCAACTACTACATGGTCGCGATGGCCCTGTTCGGCGCGCTGGGCGCGGCGCTGATGAACAACGCGCAGAAGATCGCCCAGGAGCGCAGCGACGGCTGGATCAAGCAGCTCAAGCTGACCACCCTGCCGGGCAACGGCTACGTGGTGGCGAAGATCGCCTCGGCGGCGATGGTCACGCTGCCCGCCATCGTGGTGGTCTTCGTGGTCGGCGGCGTGATGGGGGTGCACCTGTCGGCCGCGGTCTGGGTGGAGGCCACGCTGATCATCTGGTTCGCCTCGTTCGCCTTCACCGCGCTGGGCATCGCGATCGGCTATGCGATTCCGCAGGACAGCGTGCAGCTGATCTCGATGATCACGTACTTCGTGATGGCGATCCTGGGCGGGCTCTGGTTCACCCTCGGCAGCGGGGCGCTGGCCGACGTCGGCAAGGTGCTGCCCAGCTACTCGGCGCGTGACTACGTGATGCACCGGGTCAGTGGGCTGGACGGAAACGCCACCGACCTGGTGGTGATCGCCCTCTGGGTGGTGGGCGCGATCGCCTTCGCGGGCTACGTCTACCAGCGGGACGCCAAGATCGACGAGTGAGCGGGGCTGGTCGCTGCGGGTCCCGTCCGGTCGGGCGGGACCCGCAGCGGGTGGTCAGCCGCGCTTGACGGCCAGCAGGTCGACCTTCTTGATCTCGGGGGCGGCGGCGAGGTGGGTCGGCACGATCTCGAGCAGGGCGTTGGCGATCCGGCCGTTCAGGTGCGCCTCGCGGCCGTCCTCGCCGTCAAAGGTGTCGAAGACGCCGAACACCGTCTCGCTCTCCCGGAACGCGAACCAGCTGACCGTCAGCTCCTCCTGCTCGGCGAGCGTCAGCGCGCTCCGCAGCAGGGCGGCCACCGCCTCGGCGTGCTCGGGCTTGGCCTCGATCCGGACCCGCAGACCGATCTTCGACATGATGCGCTCCTTGCTGGTGGCTGTGCTGACTTGACGGCCGCTGGCCGCTCTGTCGCTGGTCACTCGGCTGGTGACCTGGGCCGGCGGGCTGCCGGCAGCTCCGAATCTAGGCCGCCGGCCGCCGTCGGCGAAGTGTCGTGACCGGCACATCCGATACCGTTTCCGACATGCGAATAGCCGTACTCGCCCTCGACGGTGTCTTCGACTCGGGCCTCGCCTCCGTGCTCGATGTCCTCCAGTGCGCCAACGACCTGCGCGGGCAACTGCCGCAACCGCCGCCGCCCTTCGAGGTGAGCACCGTCGGCTTCGAGCGCCAGGTGCGCACCGGGGCCGGGCATTTGGTGCCGGCCGAGCCGGTGGACCGGGTGGACCGGGTGGACCGGGTGGACCGTGCGGACCGGGTGGGCGGCTGTGACCTGCTGCTGGTGCCGGCCGTCGCCGAGCGCGATCCGCAGGCGCTGGTCGAGCTCGTCTCGGGACCCGGCACCCTGGCCGCGCGCGAGCTGCTGGCGCGGGCGCAGGGCCGGGGCACCGCGCTCGCCTCGGCCTGTGCGGGCACCTTCCTGCTCGCCGAGGCGGGCGTGCTGGACGGCCGGAGCGCCACCACGACGTGGTGGCTGGCCCCGCTCTTCCGCCGGCGCTACCCGCTGGTGACGCTCGACCAGACCCGGATGGTGACCAGCTCCGGCGGCGTGACCACGGCCGGCGCGGCCTTCGGGCACGTGGACCTCGCGCTGTCGGTGGTCCGCCGCCGTAGTCCCGCGCTCTGCGACCTGGTGGCGCGCTACCTGGTGGTGGACGAGCGGCCGTCCCAGGCCAGTTACACCCTGCCGAGCGCGCTGGCCGCGAGCGATCCCACGGTCAGTGCTTTCGAGCGCTGGGCGCGCGAGCGGCTGCACGAGCCGTTGGACGTCGGAGCGGCGGCCCGCGCGCTCGGGGTCAGCGAGCGCACGCTGCAGCGGGCGACCGCCGGGGCGCTGGGGACGTCGCCGGTTCGCTTCGTCCAGGACCTGCGGGTCGAGCAGGCCTCGCACCTGCTGCGCACCACCGACCTGGGGATCGAGGCGATCGCCCGCCGGGTGGGTTACCAGAACGCCAACACGCTGCGCGTGCTGCTGCGTTCCCGGGCTGGGCTGACGGCCGGTCAGCTGCGCCGGGGCTGAGGGCGGCCTGCCGCCCCGCGTCGGCGTTCGTGTTCGTGTTGCGTAGGCGTTGGCTCAGGCGTGGGCGGAGGATCAGGCGTAGTTGGTGGCGGGGGTGGTGGCGTAGCGGCTCATGGTCTCGATGGTGGCCTGCGTGGTCAGTTCGCCGTGCTCGGCGAGGGTGTCGCGCAGGTCGCGGAAGTACTGCACGTACAGGTCCGGGGTGAAGGTGTTGAGCAGGACGACCGGCTGGTCGCCGGGGTTGGCGAAGGTGTGCGGGACGCCCGGTGGGACCATGACCAGCGTGCCCGTCGGCGCTTCGTACTCGTCGTGGCCGACGGTGAACACGGCTGTGCCGGAGACGACGTAGAAGCCCTCGTCGTGGTCGGAGTGCCGGTGCTGGGGCGGGCCGGCGCTGTGCGGGGCGAGGGTGATCTCGCCGATGCCGAGACGGTGCGAGGTCGTGCCGCCGTCCTCCAGGATGCGCATCCGGGCCGGGCCCAGCTGGATCACCTCGCCTGCGTCGGGTGCGACAACCGAGACGGTCGAGGCGGGTGATGGAGTGGGCGAGGCATCGTTCATGGCCGGCTCCTTTATGAGAGTATGCTCGCACAACTGTAGGGCGCTCGCGTTACATGATGCAAGTCATCTCTCATGACGGTGGTGCGCTCGCTAGTTCTGTCGAGGATTGAAAGGTGGAGTCATGACCATGCCGAGCACCGCGGGTCGCATGAACCAGAAACTGCGCACCCGCAGCGCGATCCTGCAGGCCGCGGCCGAACTGAGTCGCACCGGGCGCGAGGTGACCATGCCCGAGATCGCCAAGGCGGCCCTGGTCTCGGAGGCCACCGCCTACCGCTACTTCCCCGACCTGGTCAGTCTGCTGCTGGAGGCCATCGCCGATCAGCTCCCCGTCCCGACAGAGGCACTCGCGCCGGTCGCGCACTCCAAGGACCCGGCGGAGCGCGTCGCCTTCGCGACCGACTTCCTGCTGCGCCACGTGCTGGCCCGGCAGGGCGTGGTCCGCGCCATGATCGCGGGCACGGTCGCCCGCCCCGGGCAGAACCCCCGCCCGGGGCTGCGCTTCGGCCTGATCGACCACGCGCTCGCCGCGGAGTCCATCGGAGCCCCCGACCCCGCCACGCTGGTGCAGCTCAAGTGCGGTCTCGCCGTCGTCGTCAGCGCCGAGGCGCTCTTCAATCTGATGGACCTGTACGGACTGGACTCGGAGCAGGCCATCACCAGCCTGACCTCCACCGCGGCGAGCCTCACCCGAGCCGCCCTGCAGTCCTGACGACAGTCCTGACGACAGCCCTGACGGCAGTCGCGCGAAAGTCGTCCCCGCCAACCCCGTGCGCCGACGCGGGGCGGCAGTCACAATGAGCATGGCAACTCGGCCGGGTGCGGCGGCAACAGGGGGACGGGTCCATGGACTTGACGGATGCTCGGTTCGGTCGGCGGTCCTTCGCCCGGTCGGCGCTGGTGCTGGGTGCGGCGGGGCTCGGACTCACCCGCGCGACCAGCCGGGCGCGGGCGGCCGACCTGCCCACTGGGGCTGGCCTTCCCGGCGGGGCCGACTGGATGGGGGCTCTCGCCGGCGGCGGCTACCTGTCGCAGCTGACCATCCCCGGGACGCATGACACCTGCTCGCGTTACGGCGGGGCGCTCACGCAGACCCAGACGCTCGCCGTGCCGGACCAACTCGCGGCGGGCGTACGGTTCCTGGACATGCGATGCCGGCTGATCAACGGAGTCTTCGCGATCCACCACGGCCCGATCTTCCAGCAGATCTTCTTCGGCGACGTGCTCAACCTCTGCCAGGCGTTCCTGGCGCAGCACCCGGGGGAGACCGTGCTGATGCGGGTCAAGCAGGAGTACTCGACCGCCTCCGACGCGGACTTCGCCGCCGTCTTCGCGGGCTACCAGGCCAAGTGGCAGGGCCTGTTGTGGGCCGAGAACCGGATCCCGCAGCTCGGCGAGGTGCGCGGACGGATCGTGGTGCTGGCGGACAGCTCCGGCCTGCCGGGCATCCCGTGGGGTGGCGCGTCCACCGACATCGAGGACGACTACGACATCGGCACCATCTTCGAGATCGCCTCCCGCAAGTGGCCCGAGGTCTCCGCCCATCTGGACGCGGCGCGCGCCTCGACCGACTCGCAGAAGCTGTACATCACCTTCACCACCTCCTCGGGCTGGGGCCTGTGGCCGCAGCAGGCGGCCGAGGCGATGGCGCCCCGGATCAGCGGCTACCTCGCGGGCTTGAACGCCGCCGCCCGGCCGCTGCTCGGCACGGTGCCGATGGACTTCGTCACCCCGGCCACCGTCCAGCCCTTCTACGCCCTGAACTTCGGCGCGTAGAGAGCTACCGGAGCTAATCGCAGGTCTCCGGCCTTCAGGCAGAGGGTGAAGCTATTCTGAGTGGTGCCCTGACCCGCAGGTCAGGCGGGGCGGTTCTGTTGCTCGATGTATCGGCGGAGGACGCTGATTGGCGCGCCGTCGGCTGAGCCCGCGTAGGACGAGCCGGACCACAGTTTCTGTGCGCGCCAGTAGTGGCGGACCAGTTCGGCCAACTTCACTTCGATGTCCGCGCACACGTCTCGCAAAATCTCTTCCATGCGCTTGAGATGGTCGTCAGCGAACACTCACTGCCGTCATTCCGTCACGGGAACCAAGTTCACGTGAAACGAACGCGCAGTTCCTGTCTGTACGGATGATATGACGCTCGGTCGTCGAATCGGCGGGGTAGCGTGCCGATCATGCAGCTTCGGTACAGCTTCCGCCTGTATCCGACGGCTGGTCAGCGGTCCTCTCTGGCCCAGGCGTTCGGGTGTGCCCGTGTCGTCTTCAACGATGCGCTGCGGGCTCGTGAGGAGGCGCGGGCCGCCGGGCTGCCGTTCCCGAAGGCAGCCGAGCTTTCCAAACGGTTGACGGAGGTGAAGAAGACTCCGGAACGGGCGTGGTTGGGCGAGGTGTCCGCCGTGGTGCTGCAACAGTCGCTCAGGGATCTGGAGACCGCGTACGGCAACTTCTTCGCCAGTCTCAAGGGCACCCGCAAGGGGCCGAAGATCAAGCCACCCCGGTTCAAGTCTAGGAAGGACAACCGGCAGGCCGTCAGGTTCACTGCGAACGCCCGGTGGTCGATCACCGAGGGGGGAAAGCTCAACTTGCCGAAGATCGGCCCCGTGCCGGTCCGCTGGTCCCGTGCGCTGCCGTCCACCCCGTCCACCGTGACCGTGGTCAAGGACGCCGCCGGAAGGTACTTCGCCTCCTTCGTCGTGGAGACCGACCCCGACCTGTTGCCGACGACGAACGCGGCGGTGGGTATCGACCTGGGCCTGACCCACTTCGCGGTCCTGTCGGACGGCCGGAAGATCGACTCACCGAAGTTCCTGCGCCGCGCGGAGAAGAAGCTCAAGCGTGCGCAGCAGGCCCTGTCCCGCAAGGCCAGGGGCAGCAGCAACCGCGACAAGGCCAGGGTCAAGGTCGCGCGGGCACACGCCCGCGTGGCCGACGCCCGGCGGGAGTTCCACCACCAGCTGTCCACCGTCCTCGTGCGCGAAAATCAAGTGCTCGCGGTCGAGACGCTCTCGGTCAATGGACTCACCCGGACCCGCCTGGCCAAGTCGGTGCATGACGCTGGATGGTCCGCGTTCGTTGACATGCTGGAGTACAAGGCCAGCCGCCACGGACGCGAGCTGATCCGGATCGGTCGGTTCGAGCCGACCTCTCAGGTCTGCTCGCATTGCGGGATCAAGGACGGCCCCAAGCCCCTCCAGGTCCGCGAGTGGACCTGTGGGGACTGCGGGACCGTCCACGACCGGGACGTCAACGCAGCCCGGAACATAGCCAAGGCCGCAGGACTTGCGGTCTCAGCCTGTGGAGCGCAGGTAAGACCAGGACTCGTCCCGGCGCCGCGCGGTGAAGCAGGAACCCACCCGGACGCCGCGCGCTCCGCGCGCAGCGTGGAGGGAATCACCGGCCTTCAGGCCGGTTGAGGAAGTCAATTGGCGGGGTTCTGGTGCAGCCGCTCCAGATCGCGCCGGTCGCGCTTGGTCGGGCGGCCGGTGCCGCGGTCGCGCAGACCGCTGGGCGCGGCGTCCCCGTGCGCGGGCGGCGGCGGGCTGTTGTCGATGAAGCACTCCACGGCGACGGCCGCCCCGACCCGCTTGCGCACGGTGTCCTTGACGACGACGATCCGCTCGCGCCCGTCCTGGCGCATCCGCACCTCGTCTCCGGGGCGCACCGCCTGGGCGGGTTTGACGCGCTCGCCGTTGACCCGCACATGGCCGGCCCGGCAGGCGGCCGCGGCCAGCGCGCGCGTCTTGGTGAGCCGGACGGACCAGATCCAGCTGTCGACCCGAACGGTTCCCTCGTCTGTAGCCATCCCACGATTCTATGACTCGGACGGGTCGGCTCGCGGATCCCGCTCCCGGGCGTGCTGTGGTCGGGGCGGCGCCTTTCGCGCTTTCCCGCCCGGACGGCCGCAGGCTCGCCGTATGGTGGTGAACCGGCCCATCGGGGGGCCGAGTTGAGCAGTGGGGAGGGCGTCGGTGCGTTGGAAGCGAGCGGTGTGTGCGGGTCTGGGAGTCGCGCTGGGGATGGCACTGCCGGCCACCTCCTCGCCGGCGGCCGAGGCCGGACGCCCGTCCGGGGCGGTCAGGGTGGCCGCGCTGCAGGCCCCGGCGGCCCCGGCCTCGGACACCTGCGACCCGCAGGCCAGCCTGACGCCGAGCGCGTTGCCCGCGCCCGGTGCGCCGATGCCCGCCGGTTCGACCATGGCGAAGATCCAGAGCCGGGGGCGGCTGATCGCGGCCGTCGACCAGACGTCCTACCTCTGGGGCTATCGCGATCCCGGCACGGGGACACTGGAGGGCTTTGATGTCGACCTGGTGCACGCCATCGCGAAGGCGCTGTTCGGCGATCCCGACAAGGTGGAGTTCCGGGCCGTCAGTTCCGCGCAGCGGCTGACCGCGGTGGCCTCGGGTGAGGTCGACATCGCCGCCGACTCGATCACCATGACCTGCGCGCGCGAGCAGCAGGTCGCGTTCAGCACCGACTACTACAACGACGGCCAGCGGCTGCTGGTGCGCACCGACTCCGGCGCCCACGACCTCGCCGACCTCGCCGGTCGCAAGGTCTGCGCGGCGAGTGGGACCACCTCGATCGCCACCCTGGGACAGGCAGTCCCGGCGGTGGTGCCGGTGGGGGTCACCGACTGGACGGACTGCCTGGTACTGCTCCAACTCGGCCAGGTGGACGGCATTTCCACCGACGAGCACATCCTCCAGGGGCTCCAGGCGCAGGACCCGCAGACCGAAGTGGTCGGCCCGGCCTTCACCTTCGAGCCGCACGGGCTGGCGATCGCGAAGCAGAACAGTGACTTCGTCCGCTTCACCAACGCCGTCCTGGAGCAGCTGCGCACGGGCGGCGGCTGGCAGCAGCTCTACACGCACTGGATGGGGCGCTTCGGTCAGGCGGCGCAGCAGCCGGCGCCGCACTACCTGCCGTAAGCGTGAACGGCAGGTAGTGCGGACACATCAGCCCGTGACGGTGACGCCGTCGGGGACGTTGCCGACCGTGACGGGCGGGCCGGCGGTACCGGTGGCCGGGTCCACCGGGCGGACGTCGTTGACGTTGGAGTCCACCGCCCAGAGCGCCGAGCCGTCCGGGGCGAAGGCCAGCGCGTAGGTGCCGGCGCCGGTGGGGATGAGCGCCCCGGCGGTGTCGGTGGCCGTGTCGATCGGGGTGACGCCGCCGGCGCCGCTCGCCGCCACATAGGCCGTCCTGCCGTACGGTGCGACGGCGACGTACTCCGGGCTGGAGCCGACGGGCACGGTGGCGACCACCTGGTAGTCGGCCGTGTCGATCACCGACACCGTGCCGGCGCCGTTGTCGGTGACGTAGGCGCGGCTGCCGTCCGGGGTGAAGGCGATGCCGAAGGGCGCGGCGCCGACCGCGATGGTGCGGGTGACCGCGCGGGTGGCGAGGTCGACCACGCTGACCGTGCCGTCGCCCTGGTCGGCGACCCACAGCTCGCCGCCGCCGGGGCGCACCCGCAGCCGTTCGGGCTGGCCGCCGACCTTGATCGGCGGGCCGGCGGTGAGTGTGGCGGTGTCGATCGGCTGGACCGTTCCGTCGCCGAAGTCGCTGACCCAGACGGTCTTCTGGTCCGGGGTGGGCGCGACGTCGGCGGCGGTGGTGCCGACCTTGACGGTGGCGGTGACGGCGTTGCTGGTGAGGTCGACCACGGTGACGTCGTTGGTGTTGTTGTTGGCGACGAAGAGCCGGCCGTCGGCCGTCGCCATGCCGTCGGGGCCGTTGCCGACGGTGATCGGCGGCCCGGCGTTGCGGGTGCGGGTGTCCACCGGAGTGACGGTGTTGTCGCTGTAGTTGGAGACGTAGGCGGTCGGGATGGTCTGGCCGGGTTGGGCGACGGTGACCAGCAGGTGGGTGCGCGCCAGCACGGCGCCGTTGCCGGCCTGCGCGGTGAGCGCGACCTGGTAGTAGCCGGTCGCCGTGCCCGCGGCGGCGGTGAGGGTGACGGGCGTGGCGGCGCCGGCGCCGGGCGCGGCGGTCACGGTCGCACCGGCCGGGCCGGCGCTCAGGCCCGTCGGCGCGGTGGCCTGCCAGCTGACGGTGGCGGGGGCGCTGCCGGCCGTGTTGTCGACGGTGACCTGCACCGTCGCGCTGGCGCCGGGGGCGATCCTGACCTGCCCGGGCGCGGCGGTCAGCGCGGCGCGCGTGCTCGGCGGGAAGGCGGGCTGACCGGAGCCGTAGGAGGGCGGGGCGTCGCCCGGGCCGGCGCCCCAGTGGGTGTCCGGGGTGGCGCCGAGGGTGAAGTCCAGCCGGTGGGTTCGGCTCAGGTCGACCCAGGTACGGGAGGAGGCATGTCCGTCCACGGCCAGCCGCTGGACGTAAGTTCCGCCGGTGCCAGCCGCGTTGATCGTCAGGTCGTGGCCGCCGGGGCCGTGCAGCACGGCGTGCGGGAAGAGCGGGCTGCCGAGCACCAGCAGCGGCACGCCCGGGGTCTGCGGGTAGACGCCGAGCGCCGCCCAGACGTACCACGAGCTCATCGCGCCGAGGTCGTCGTTGCCGGGCTCGCCGCCCGGGGTGGGGGAGTAGAGCGAGTCCATGATGGACCGGACGGTGGACTGGGTCTTCCAGGGCTGCCCGAGGCTGTCGTACACCCACGGGGTGTCGAAGGCCGGCTCGTTGCCCTGCCAGTGGTAGGGCTGGTTGGGACCGGCGTTGAGCTGGGTGAAGTAGTCGTCCAGCCGGGCGGTGGCGGCCTGGTCGCCGCCCATGCCGTTGATCAGGCCGCGCAGGTTCTGCGGGACCATCCAGGTGTACTGCGCCGCGTTGCCCTCCTGGAAGCCGCTCTGCCCGAAGCCGCCGCTGGTCTGCACGGGCGGACCGGCGGGGAAGGCGCCGTCGGCGTCGCGCGGTTGGATGTAGCCGGTGGCGGTGTCGAAGAGGTCGGCCCAGTTCTGCGAGCGCTGCTGGAACCTGGCGGCGGTGTCCGACTGGCCCAGTGCGGTGGCCAGTTGATCGATCGAGAAGTCGGCGATCGCGTATTCCAGCGTCTCCGATGCTCCGTTGGGCACCGGGCTGATCGAGTCGGAGCCGACGTTGGGCACATAGCCCTTGGCCAAGTAGTCGGCTCCGTGCGGACGTTCGGCGTACCAGCCCTGACCGGGCGCGCCGCTGGTGTTCTCCGCGCCGTGCACCATGGCCTGCAGCGCGTGGCCGGCGTCGAAGCCGCGGGCGCCGAAGGCGTAGGCATCGGCCAGGATCGGATCGGCCGGGTCGCCGTTCATCACGCCTGTGTAGCCGTTGGCCACCGGCCACTTGGGCAGCCAGCCGCCCTGGTCGGCGTCGTTGAGCAGCGAGGTCGCCATGTCGCTGGTCTCGTCGGGCGCCAGTTGGGCCAGCAGCGGCACCTGGGAGCGGTAGATGTCCCAGCCGGAGAAGTTGCTGTACTGGGCGTGGCCCGGCGGGGCGGTGTGGATCGCGCCGTCGAAGCCCGGGTAGCGGCCGTCCGCGTCGCTGAACAGGTTCGGGTGCAGCAGCGAGTGGTAGAGCGCGGTGTAGAAGGTGGCCTGCTGGGTGCGGGTGCCACCGGCGATGGAGATGCCGCGCAGTCGGCGGTTCCACAGCGCCCTCGCCTGTGCGGCCACCTGGTTGACGTCCCAACTGCCGCTGTCGCTGCGCAGATTAGCCTCGGCGCCCTGGGTGCTGACGTAGGAGACCGCGACCCGCATGCCGACCACCGGGTTGCTGCGGGTGTCGAAGGTCAGCCAGCCGCCAGCCACCACACCGCTTGCCGCAGCAGTGTTCTGACGCGCCGTCAATTGCTTGCCCGTCAACTGCTTGGCAGCAGGCTGCTGGACGCCGCTGACCGTCACGCTGCCGCTGCCCACGCTGACCCGCTCGGTGGCCGGGGACTGGCCGCCCCAGGTGCCGGAGGCGGTGAACGGGCGGTCGAAGACGGCGGCGAAGTGCACGGTGTAGGTGTCGGGTTGGCCGCAGAAGTGGCCGCTGGTGACGGAGCCGGTGATCTCGTGGTCGCCGACGGTGCTGAACGCGGCGGCCGAGCCGCCGTTCTCGCTGGCGGCGGCCTTCACCAGCAGCTGCGCCTGGTCGGTCGCGGGGAAGGTGAAGCGGCCGACGCCCGTCCGCGCGGTGACGGCCAGCTCGGTGCGCACGCCCCCGGCGGTGGTCGCGTACGAGCCCGGGTGGGCGGTCTCCGAGGTGTGGTCGAAGGCCGCCGTCGCCGAACCGGGGTCGGCCGGCAGGGCGCCGGTCAGCGGGAGGAAGGGGAAGTCGCCGGCGATGGCGCAGCCCGGCCCGGAGAGGTGGGTGAGGCTGAAGCCGGTGATCGAGGAGTCCGTCGTGTTGTAGCCGCCGCCCGGTGGGCGTGACGGTGTGTCAGGACTCCACTGCAGCATGCCGAACGGCACGTCCGCGCCGGGAAAGGTGTCCACCTGCCCGACCACGGCGCCGCCACTGCCGGTGCCGACGAACGGGTCGACCAGCGAGGCCGGGTCGGCGACCACGGCGGAGTCCGCCGCGGCGACGGCGGTCGCGGTCGGGGTGAGCGTGACGGCGGCCAGCAGGGCGCCGGCCAGCAGGAGCGTGCGCAGGGAGCGGGACACTCGGCGACCTCGCGGGAGGGGTTGGGGGAGGTGGGTGGGGAGGTGGGTGGGTGGGTCAGGAGGTGCAGTCGGCCTTGTAGAGGAACTGGGCGGTGGCCGGGTCCTTGAGGTTGTCCCGGGTGATGCTCGCCAGGTTGGTCTGGATGGTGGCGGTGACCGGCCGCTTGCCGATCGCGTTGCCCAGCTGGTCGACCGCCTGCTGCCCGATCCCGTACGGGTCCTGGGAGATCAGCGCGTCCACCGCGCCGCTCTGCAGGGCCTGGACCTGCTCGGGGCCGGCGTCGAAGGAGACCACCTTGATCCTGCCCTGCTTGCCGGCGTTCTTCAGGCCGGTCCCCACGCCCTCGCCGGTCTGCGAGTTGGCGGTGAAGATGCCGGCCAGGCCGGGGTGCGTGGACAGTTCGTCGCTGACGGCGGAGGCCGCGCCCTGGGCGGTGTCACCGACCTGGCGAACGTCGTCGATGCGCAAGTTCGGGTACTGGGCGGCCAGTTCCTGCTTGAAGCCCTGGATCCGGGCGTTGGTGGTGGTCGTCGTCAGGTCGGGGGTGAGCACCACGATCTCTCCGGTGCCGCCGGCGCCCAGGAGTTGGGCCATCGTGTCGGCGGCCTTCCGGCCACCCTGGAGGTTGTTGGAGGAGATGTGCGTGACGCCGAGCGAGGCGTCGGTCAGCGAGGTGTCCACGATCGCCACCTTGCTGCCCGCGCTCTGCAGCGTCCTCACCGGCGCGGCCAGCGAGTTGGGGTCCACCGGCGAGATCAGCACGCCGTCGGGACGGGTGGCGGCGACGCTGTTCACCGAGTCGACCTGCTCGGGCACGCTCCAGTCGGCCGAGCCGGTGGCGCTGAACTTGTAGCCGAGCTTCTTCGCCTCGGCGCTCGCCCCGCACTTCATGGTGATGTAGAAGGGGTCGCCGGTCTTGCCGGCGATGAACGCGATGCTCGTCGCGCCGCCACCCGCGCCGCCCCCGCTGCTGGAGCAGCCGGTGAGCGCGGTGACGGCGGTGGCGCCGAGGACGGCGGCTGCGCAGAGCAGCCGGTAGTTCGTGGAGTACACCTTGAGAACCCCTCTCGGTCGGGCCTACATACGTTGGCGCCTGCGGCGGCGGAGCTGGTCGAAGTAGACGGCCACGATCAGGACGCCGCCCACCGCGACGGTCTGCCAGAACGACTGCACCTGAAGGATGGTGAAGCCGCTCTGCAGCACCGCCGGGATGAAGACGCCGATCACGGTGCCGATCACCGAGCCGACGCCGCCGAACAGGCTGGTGCCGCCCAGCACGACGGCGGCGATCGCGTTCAGGTTGTCCTGGGTGCCGCTGGTCAGCGTGGTGCTGCTGAAGTGCGCCAGGTTCAACACCCCGGCCAGGCCGGCGAGTAGGCCGGAGAGCGCATACACCTTGATCAGGTGGCGGTCGACCCGGATGCCGACCCGCGCGGCCGCCTCGGTGTTGGAGCCGATCGCCCGGGTGTAGCGGCCGAACCTGGTGAGCCCGAGCCCGAGGGCGGCCACCGCGACCACCAGCACGGCGATCACGATCAGCCACGGCACGCCCAGCACACTGCCGCTGCCCACCGAATCGGTGAGCGCGGTCGGCACATTCCCCACGTCCACGCCGTGGGTGAGGATCTGGCCGAAGCCCAGTGCCATGCCGAGCGTCCCGAGCGTGACGATCAGCGGTGGCACCTTGGCCTTGGCGACCAGGAACCCGTTGAGCGCGCCCCAAGTCAGCCCGGCCAGCAGGCCGGCGGCGGTGCCGGCGGCGATCACGCCCCAGCCGGCCCGCGGGCCGCTGTCCAGGGCGTTCATGGTGCGGGCGGCGATCACCCCGGAGAAGATCAGCACCGAACCGACCGAGAGGTCGATTCCGGCGGTCACGATCACGAAGGTCTGGCCGACCGCGAGCAGCACCAGGATGGCCGACTCGGTGGCGATGCTGCGGAACTCGAAAACGGTGGCGAAGGAGGTCGGCCGCAGGATCGAGAAGACCGCCACCAGGGCGGCCAGGACGAGGAAGGTCCAGACCGTGTTCTGGCCGCGCAGGCGCCGCGCGGCCT
This genomic window contains:
- a CDS encoding transposase, coding for MFADDHLKRMEEILRDVCADIEVKLAELVRHYWRAQKLWSGSSYAGSADGAPISVLRRYIEQQNRPA
- a CDS encoding antibiotic biosynthesis monooxygenase — translated: MSKIGLRVRIEAKPEHAEAVAALLRSALTLAEQEELTVSWFAFRESETVFGVFDTFDGEDGREAHLNGRIANALLEIVPTHLAAAPEIKKVDLLAVKRG
- a CDS encoding S4 domain-containing protein: MATDEGTVRVDSWIWSVRLTKTRALAAAACRAGHVRVNGERVKPAQAVRPGDEVRMRQDGRERIVVVKDTVRKRVGAAVAVECFIDNSPPPPAHGDAAPSGLRDRGTGRPTKRDRRDLERLHQNPAN
- a CDS encoding cupin domain-containing protein: MNDASPTPSPASTVSVVAPDAGEVIQLGPARMRILEDGGTTSHRLGIGEITLAPHSAGPPQHRHSDHDEGFYVVSGTAVFTVGHDEYEAPTGTLVMVPPGVPHTFANPGDQPVVLLNTFTPDLYVQYFRDLRDTLAEHGELTTQATIETMSRYATTPATNYA
- a CDS encoding RNA-guided endonuclease TnpB family protein; this translates as MQLRYSFRLYPTAGQRSSLAQAFGCARVVFNDALRAREEARAAGLPFPKAAELSKRLTEVKKTPERAWLGEVSAVVLQQSLRDLETAYGNFFASLKGTRKGPKIKPPRFKSRKDNRQAVRFTANARWSITEGGKLNLPKIGPVPVRWSRALPSTPSTVTVVKDAAGRYFASFVVETDPDLLPTTNAAVGIDLGLTHFAVLSDGRKIDSPKFLRRAEKKLKRAQQALSRKARGSSNRDKARVKVARAHARVADARREFHHQLSTVLVRENQVLAVETLSVNGLTRTRLAKSVHDAGWSAFVDMLEYKASRHGRELIRIGRFEPTSQVCSHCGIKDGPKPLQVREWTCGDCGTVHDRDVNAARNIAKAAGLAVSACGAQVRPGLVPAPRGEAGTHPDAARSARSVEGITGLQAG
- a CDS encoding ABC transporter permease, giving the protein MNGVWALARLEILRVFRNRRVLFFSVLYPTLLFVVIGGSAKGTIGDVPVRNYYMVAMALFGALGAALMNNAQKIAQERSDGWIKQLKLTTLPGNGYVVAKIASAAMVTLPAIVVVFVVGGVMGVHLSAAVWVEATLIIWFASFAFTALGIAIGYAIPQDSVQLISMITYFVMAILGGLWFTLGSGALADVGKVLPSYSARDYVMHRVSGLDGNATDLVVIALWVVGAIAFAGYVYQRDAKIDE
- a CDS encoding helix-turn-helix domain-containing protein, which translates into the protein MRIAVLALDGVFDSGLASVLDVLQCANDLRGQLPQPPPPFEVSTVGFERQVRTGAGHLVPAEPVDRVDRVDRVDRADRVGGCDLLLVPAVAERDPQALVELVSGPGTLAARELLARAQGRGTALASACAGTFLLAEAGVLDGRSATTTWWLAPLFRRRYPLVTLDQTRMVTSSGGVTTAGAAFGHVDLALSVVRRRSPALCDLVARYLVVDERPSQASYTLPSALAASDPTVSAFERWARERLHEPLDVGAAARALGVSERTLQRATAGALGTSPVRFVQDLRVEQASHLLRTTDLGIEAIARRVGYQNANTLRVLLRSRAGLTAGQLRRG
- a CDS encoding TetR/AcrR family transcriptional regulator, with translation MTMPSTAGRMNQKLRTRSAILQAAAELSRTGREVTMPEIAKAALVSEATAYRYFPDLVSLLLEAIADQLPVPTEALAPVAHSKDPAERVAFATDFLLRHVLARQGVVRAMIAGTVARPGQNPRPGLRFGLIDHALAAESIGAPDPATLVQLKCGLAVVVSAEALFNLMDLYGLDSEQAITSLTSTAASLTRAALQS
- a CDS encoding phosphatidylinositol-specific phospholipase C, translated to MDLTDARFGRRSFARSALVLGAAGLGLTRATSRARAADLPTGAGLPGGADWMGALAGGGYLSQLTIPGTHDTCSRYGGALTQTQTLAVPDQLAAGVRFLDMRCRLINGVFAIHHGPIFQQIFFGDVLNLCQAFLAQHPGETVLMRVKQEYSTASDADFAAVFAGYQAKWQGLLWAENRIPQLGEVRGRIVVLADSSGLPGIPWGGASTDIEDDYDIGTIFEIASRKWPEVSAHLDAARASTDSQKLYITFTTSSGWGLWPQQAAEAMAPRISGYLAGLNAAARPLLGTVPMDFVTPATVQPFYALNFGA